The Aeromicrobium yanjiei DNA segment CCCTCGAGCTGGTCGACCCCCGCTTCTACCACCTCGACGTCGCAATCGCGGTGCTCGACGACGGCAACGGCGAGGCGCCGGCCGACATCGCCTACTACCCGGGCGCGTTCAGCGCCCACAGCCAGCGCACGCTGCGCGAGCTGTTCCCCGACGCGATCGTGTGCTCCGAGGCCGACGCGAGGGTGCTCGGCCTCAACGCCGTCAGCGACGGCCACCACGTCGTCCTGCCCGCCGAGGCCACCGAGCTCGCCACGAGCCTGCGCGGTCGCGGCTACTCGCCGGTGCCCGTCGACCTGGGCGAGTTCATCAAGTCCGGAGGCAGCGTCAAGTGCTGCACGATGGAGCTGCACAGATAGCGACCACGCCGGGCTGAATCGGACATCGAGGACCTCATCCAGTCCCACAAACCCCATCCGTCACGTAGAGTGTCGGCGTGTCGCGCATCCGAGTAGCAGTCGCCGTGCTATTTTTCGCCGCCCTTCTGGTGCCGGTTCACTCCGCCCAGGCGGCCTACACGGTGCTGTGCACGGGCTACTCCTCCTGCACGACCAAGGGCTACCCGCACGGTGGCTACGAGTCCCACAAGGGGACGAGCTACTGGAACATGTACACCGGAACGAACTGCACCAACTACGTCGCGTACCGCCTGGTGACGACCAACAAGATGCCCAACAAACGGCCCAAGTCCGGTGTCGGCAACGCCCGCGACTGGGGCACGACGATGTCCTCGATCACCGACAGCAAGCCGGTCGTCGGATCCGTGGCCTGGTGGGGCAAGACGGGCAACCACGTCGCGTACGTCGAGAAGGTCGTGTCCTCGACCGAGATCTACGTGTCCGAATCCAACTGGAGCGGCTCCTTCGACTGGCGACGCATCACCAAGTCCGGCAGCGGGTGGCCCGACGGCTTCATCCACTTCGCCGACCCGGTGACCACCGCCCCCCCGATCGTGAACGAGTCCAAGCCCGCGATCCTCAGCGAGCCCCAGGTGGGAGAGACGCTGAAGGCGTCGGGCGGGGTGTGGAGCCCCAAGGGCAACACGTACGCCTACCAGTGGCTCGCCGACGGCAAGGCCATCAGCGGGGCGACCGCCAAGACGTTCACCCCCTCGTACTCCCAGCTCGCCAAGGACCTGACCGTCTCGGTCACCGCGACCCGGCCGGGCTACACGACCGCGAAGGCCGTCTCGCCGGCGCGCGACGTGGTCCCCGGCACGTTCACCAGCAACTCGGCCCCCGTCGTCACCGGCGTCCCCCGCGTCGACTCCGAGCTCGTCGCTTCGACCGGGGGCTGGTCGCCGGCTGCCTCCGCCTACACCTATCAATGGCTCGCCGACGACACCGCGATCGCCGGGGCGACGTCCTCGACGTTCGTCCCCGGCCCCGCACAGGCCGGTCGCGCGATCACCGTCCGGGTCCGGGCCGCGAAGGGCGGCTACACGGCCGCGACCTCGACGTCCGCGCCCACCGTTGCGGTCGGCCCCGGCAGCCTCGCGTCGACGTCGCGGCCCTCGGTGTCGGGCACTCCCCAGGTCGGGTCCCGCCTCACCGCGTCCCCCGGCGCCTGGTCCCGGCCCTCGCTCACGTACGCCTATCAGTGGCTCGTGGACGGCGCGGAGGTCGCAGGGGCCACGGCCTCGTCCTTCGTCCCCCGGGCGTCCGATCTCGGCAGGACCGTCTCGGTGCGGGTCACCGCGGGTCGCGCGGGCTACACCAGCGCCTCGGCCGTCGGCGCCGCGACGACCGCCGTGGTCCGCGGCGTCCTGACCGTCCGCACCCGCCCGTCGGTCTCGGGCACACCGCGGGTGGGCGCCACGCTGACCGCGGCTCCGGGCAGCTGGTCCTCCCCCGCCACCGCGTCGTTCCGGTGGTACGCGGGCGACCAGGCCGTCGCGGGGGCGACCGGGCGGACGTTCACCCCGACCCACCGCGAGCGCGGCCAGAAGATCCGGGTCCGGGTCACCGGCACGCAGGACGGCTTCACGAGCGTGGCCTCCTCCTCGCCCAGCACCGGCGTCGTGGCGGCCGGCCGCATCACGGTGTCCGCGGCTCCGAGGATCGCCGGCACGGCTCGCCTCGGCACCGTGCTGACGGTCCAGCCCGGCTCCCACGCCCCCGCCAACGCCTCGGCGCGCTACCAGTGGCTGCGCGACGGCAAGGTGCTGAGCGGTGCCACCGGACGTTCCCGGCGCGTGACGACCAACGATCTCGGCCACCGCCTCTCGGCGAAGGTGACCTTCAAAGCCACGGGCTACGCCGCCACGACCGTCACGACAGGACGAAGCGCGAAGGCGAAGGCGACGTCGACCCTCAAGGCCACCCCCGCGACCACGAAGCGCGGCCAGGTCACGTTCAGCGTGCGGGTCACCGCGACCGGCGTCTCCGCCCCTGGCGGCACCGTCACGGTGCACTACGGCTCGTCCCGGACCCGCACCGTGAAGGTCACCAAGGGCAAGGCCACGATCACGCTCACCGGCCAAGCCGCGGGAACGCAGCGCTACCGGTTCACCTACAGCGGCGTGTCAAAGGTCGCCGGCTCGACGTACACACGCAGCGTGACGATCAGCTGATCAGGCCGCCGAGTCGAAGACCACGCGCCAGCGCGAACCGACCCGCTCGACGTCGTAGGACTCGTCGGGGGTGTCGTTGCCCCATGTGATCGTGACCGTCGAGCTGCTGCCGTTGACCCGGCCCGCGGTGTAGACGACCTCGTCGAGGTCGATCCCCTCATCGGCGAAGGTGTCCTTCGCGGCATGGACCACCTCGCAGTCGACCGCCGAGGGCGTCACGACGATCCGGCGCATGGCCCGGCAGTCGCCCTCGTCGAGGGCCCGCATCATGGTCTCGACGGCGCGAGCAGGCCCGGGGGCCGTCGACGGCTTCCCCCCGCTCGGCGAGGTGGTCGTCGAGGTGGCCGGCGCGCTCGGTCGCGAGGCAGTGCCCTCTCCCGGCCCCGACGACCCGTCGGACCCGCACGCAGACACCAGCACGAGGGCTGCGACTGCGAGGAGGCGTCTCATGACCTCAGTCTCCCCCATACGGGACGCCGAGCTCGGCGAGCCGCGTCTTGCCGCCGTCCAGCGCGGTGAGCACCCAGGCGCCGTTGTCGGTGAGGGTGAACGTGTGCTCGTAGTGAGCCGCCCACGAGCCGTCGGTCGTCACCGCGGTCCAGTCGTCGTCCAGGATCCGGGTGCTCGAGGTGCCGAGCGTGACCATCGGCTCGACGGCCAGGGCCAGCCCCTTGACGAGCTTCGCCCCGCGCCGCGGCTTGCCGTAGTTGTGGACGTCGGGCGGCTGGTGCATCTGCGAGCCGATCCCGTGACCCGTGAAGCCCTCGACGATGCCGTAGTCCCCCGCGCCGACGATCGTCGTCTCGATCGCGTGGCTGATGTCCGAGACCCGGCCGCCGAGCCGCGCCGCCGCGATGCCCCGCCACATCGACTCCTCGGTGACCCGCATGAGCGCGAGGACCTCGTCGGGCACGTCGCCGATCGCGACGGTCGTGGCGGCGTCGCCGTGCCAGCCGTCCACGACAGCACCGCAGTCGATCGAGATGATGTCGCCGTCGCGCAGCACCCGCGAGCCGGGGATGCCGTGGACGACCTCGTCGTTGACGGACGTGCAGATCACGCCGGTGAAGCCGTGGTAGCCCAGGAAGTTCGAGCTCGCGCCACGAGAGCGGATGTGCTCGTGCGCGATCGCATCGAGCTCACGGGTCGTGACGCCGGCGACCGCGGACTCCCGCAGCACCTCGAGCGTCTCGGCCACGACGAGCCCCGCCGCCCGCATCGTCTCGATCTGGGCGGGGGTCTTGATCTCGATGCCGCGCTCGAACATCAGCGGAAGCGCGCCCCTACGACGGGAGCGCGTCGGCGATGCGGCGGGACACCTCGTCCACCTCACCCACGCCGTCGACCTGGATGAGGAGTCCGCGCTTGCCGTAGACCTCGAGCAGCGGGGCGGTCTCGGCCGTGTAGACCTCCTGGCGGTGGCGGATGACGTCCTCGGTGTCATCGGCACGGCCGCTGGTCTCAGCACGCTTGAGCAGGCGCTGGATCAGCTCCTCGGGGTCCACCACGAGCTCGATGACGCCGTCGAGCGACGTGCCCAGCTCGTCAAGGATCTCATCGAGCTTGGCGACCTGGTTCACCGTGCGCGGGTAGCCGTCGAGGATGAAGCCGTCGCGGGCGTCCTCCTGCGCGAGACGGTCCTTGACCATCGCATTGGTGACCTCGTCCGGGACGTACTCGCCGGCGTCGGAGTAGCGCTGCGCGGTGCGGCCCAGCTCGGTCTGCTCCTGGATGTTGGCCCGGAAGATGTCGCCCGTGGAGATGTGCGCACCACCGATGCGCTCGGCCAGACTCACGGCCTGGGTTCCCTTGCCCGCGCCGGGCGGGCCCATGATGAGGAGGCGCATTTTACTTGAGGAACCCTTCGTAGTTGCGCTGCTGGAGCTGGCTCTCGATCTGCTTGACCGTGTCCAGCCCCACACCGACGATGATCAGGAGGGTCGTGCCGCCGAACGGGAAGTTCTGGCTGGCACCGATCGCCGCGATGGCGATCATCGGGATCAGGGCGATGAGCCCGAGGTACAGCGCACCCGGGGCCGTGATGCGGCTCAGCACGTACGCGAGGTACTCCTGCGTCGGCCGGCCGGCGCGGATGCCGGGGATGAAGCCGCCGTACTTGCGCATGTTGTCGGCGACCTCTTCGGGGTTGAACGTGATCGACACGTAGAAGTACGTGAAGAACACGATCAGCAGGAAGAAGGTGGCCATGTAGAGCGGGTGGTCACCGCGCACGAAGTTGTCGTTGATCCACGTCGCCCACGAGGCACCGGAGTTGAACTGGGCCATGAGCGCGGGGAGGTACATCAGGGACGAGGCGAAGATGACCGGGATGATGCCGGCCTGGTTGACCTTGAGCGGGATGTACGTCGAGGAGCCGCCGAACATCCGGCGTCCGACCATCCGCTTGGCGTACTGCACCGGGATGCGGCGCTGCGCCTGCTCGATGAAGATCACGCCCGCCACGATCAGCAGGCCGATCAGGACCACGAGGGTGAACGTCGTCCAGCCCTTGGTCTCCTTGATCTGCCACATCGCGCCGGGGAAGGTCGCGACGACCTGCGTGAAGATGAGGATCGACATGCCGTTGCCGACGCCGCGGTCGGTGATGAGCTCACCGAGCCACATGATGACCGCGGTGCCCGCGACCATCGTCAGCACGATCAGCAGGAACGACCAGATGCTGTCGGGGTTGTAGAGCAGCGGCCCGGTCTCGGACCCGCCGAACAGGTTGCCGCTGCGGGCCAGCGCCACGATGCCCGTGGCCTGCAGGATCGCCAGGCCCAGCGTCAGGTATCGCGTGTACTGGGTGATCTTGGTCTGCCCGGACTGGCCCTCCTTCTTGAGGGCCTCCAGCCGTGGGATGACCACGACGAGCAGCTGCAGGATGATGCTTGCGGTGATGTACGGCATGATGCCGAGCGCGAACACCGTGAGCTGCAGCAGCGCACCACCGGAGAAGACGTTGATGAGGGCGAAGAGGCTGCTGTTGTCGCCTGACGAGGCGGCCTCCACGGAGTCCTGCACGTTGCCCACGTTGATGCCGGGAGCCGGCATCGTGGAGCCGAGACGGAACAGGACGATGACGAACAGGACGAAGAGGATCTTCTTCCGCAGGTCTGGCGTTCGAAACGCGTGGACGAAGGCGCTGAGCACCGCGGTCCTCCTCGTGCACTGAGAGTGATCGATGTGAACGGACAAAAGCGGGCTCGCGCCCGCGTGCTGACTCTAACAGCCAGCAAAACAGCCGGGGCAGGGCTCTCGCCCTGCCCCGGACGCGTCAGCCAAGAATGGTGACGCTGCCGCCTGCTGCTTCGATCTTGGTCTTGGCCGAGGCGGAGAACTTGTCCGCCGTGACCTGGACCTTGACGTTGATGTCGCCCTGACCGAGGACCTTGACGGGACGTCCCTTGCGGACCGCTCCGTTGGCGACCAGCGACGCGACGTCGATGTCACCACCCTCGGGGTAGAGCTCCTGGATGCGATCCAGGTTGACGACCTGGTACTCCTCGCGGAACGGGTTCTTGAACCCCTTCAGCTTCGGCAGGCGCATGTGGATGGGAACCTGTCCACCCTCGAAGCCGACGGGAACCTGGTAGCGGGCTGCGGTGCCCTTGGTTCCACGGCCGGCGGTCTTGCCCTTCGAGCCCTCACCACGACCCACACGGGTCTTGGCGGTCTTGGCCCCGGGGGCCGGGCGCAGGTGATGAAGCTTGAGCGCCATGATCAGTCCACCTCCTTGACGTCGACGAGGTGCGGGATGGACGTCGCCATGCCGCGGATCTCGGGACGATCCTCAACGACAACCACGTCGCCGATCCTCTTCAGACCGAGCGAGCGCAGGGTGTCGCGCTGGTTCTGCTTGCGTCCGATGCCGGACTTGGTCTGGGTCACCTGGAGCTTGGCCATCAGGCACCTACCCCGGCGTCAGCCTTGGCCTTGGCCTCGGCGATGCCTTCCTTGCCGGCCCGCAGGAGCGCCGCCGGAGCGACCTCCTCGACCGTCAGGCCGCGGCGCTGGGCCACCTGCTCAGGCGACTCGAGCATGCGAAGAGCTGCGACCGTCGCGTGCACGATGTTGATCGCGTTCGACGAGCCGAGCGACTTCGACAGGACGTCGTGGACGCCGGCCGCCTCGAGCACTGCACGCACCGGGCCACCGGCGATGACGCCGGTACCGGGCGATGCGGGACGAAGGAAGACGACGCCAGCCGCCTTCTCGCCCTGCACCGGGTGCGGGATGGTGCCCTGGATGCGCGGGACGCGGAAGAAGGACTTCTTGGCCTCTTCGACGCCCTTCGCGATCGCGGTGGGGACTTCCTTGGCCTTGCCGTAGCCGATGCCGACCTGTCCGTCGCCGTCGCCGACGATCACGAGGGCGGTGAAGCTGAAGCGACGACCACCCTTGACGACCTTGGCGACACGGTTGATCGTGACGACCTTCTCGATGTACTGCGACTTCTCGGCGCCGCGATCATTACGACCGCGTCCGCCTCCGCCTCCGCGGCGCTGCTGCCCGCTCATGCGGCACTCCTCACGTTTGAGAGAAATTCAGTGTTGTTGGTCATCAGAACTCCAGCCCACCCTCGCGGGCGCCGTCGGCCAGTGCTGCGACGCGACCGGCGTACTTGTTGCCGGCGCGGTCGAAGACGACCGTCTCGACGCCTGCAGCCTTGGCACGGTCCGCGACGAGCTCGCCGACGCGCTTGGCCTTGGCCGTCTTGTCGTCGCTCGACGAACGCAGGTCGGCCTCCATCGTCGACGCGGACGCGAGGGTGTGTCCCTCGAGGTCGTCGACGATCTGGGCAACCATGTGCTTGCTGGAGCGGGTGATGACCAGACGCGGACGCTCGGCCGATCCCTGGATCTTCTTGCGACCACGGATCTGGCGGCGCAGACGCGACGCGGTACGACCCTTGGTGCTCTTGTTGTGCCTGATCGAGATAGCCATGAGCTACTTACCAGCCTTTCCGACCTTGCGGCGGACGTGCTCGCCGGCATAGCGCACACCCTTGCCCTTGTAGGGCTCGGGCTTGCGGATCTTGCGGATGTTCGCTGCGACCTCACCGACGGCCTGCTTGTCGATGCCGTGGACGGCGAACTTGGTGGGCGACTCGACCGAGAACGTGATGCCCTCGGGAGCCTTGACGGGCACCGGGTGGCTGAAGCCGAGCGCGAACTCGAGGTCAGTCGGACCCTTGGCCGCGACGCGGTAACCGACGCCGACGATCTCGAGCTTCTTCTCGTAGCCCTCGGTGACACCGATGACCATGTTGCTGATCAGGGTGCGCGAGAGGCCGTGGAGCGCCTTGCTGCGTCGCTCGTCGTTCGGACGCTCGATCGCGAGCGTGCCGTCCTCGTCCTTGCGGACCGTGATCGGCTCGGCGACGGTGTGCGTGAGCTCGCCCTTGGGACCCTTGACGCGGACGTCCTGGCCCTCGATGGTGACCTCGACGCCCGAGGGAACCGTGACGGGAATCTTGCCAATGCGTGACATGTGTCAGACCCCTCTCACCAGACGTAGGCGAGGACTTCTCCGCCTACGCCCTTCTGGTTGGCCTGGCGGTCCGTGAGCAGACCCTGGCTGGTCGAGATGATCGCGACACCGAGGCCGCCGAGGACCTTGGGCAGACCGGTCGACTTCGCGTAGACGCGAAGACCCGGCTTGCTGATGCGACGGATGCCGGCGATCGAGCGCTCGCGGTGCGGACCGTACTTGAGGGTGATGGTCAGCGTCTTGCCGACCTCGCCCTCCTTGGGCTCGGCGACGTCGATGGACGTGATGTAGCCCTCCTGCTTCAGGATCTCGGCGACGCCGGCCTTCAGCTTGGAGTAGGGCATCGACACGCTGTCGTGGTACGCCTGATTGCCGTTGCGGACACGCGTGAGCATGTCTGCGATCGGATCGGTCATTGTCATGAGTGTGTGTTTTCCATTCCTGCCGTGGTTTCCCTCCGCGGTGCGCAGGGACCTTCGACTGTCAAAAGAGGTGGGTGGTTACCAGGAGCTCTTGGTGATGCCCGGGAGCTCACCGCGGTGTGCCATCTCGCGAAGGCAGATGCGGCAGAGGCCGAACTTCTTGTACACCGAGCGCGGGCGACCGCAACGCTGGCAGCGGGTGTAGCCGCGGACTGCGAACTTCGGCTTGCGAGCGGCCTTGACCTTGAGTCCAGTCTTCGCCATGTCAGTTCTCCTTGTAGGGGAAGCCGAGCAGCTTGAGCAGCGCGCGCCCCTCCTCGTCGTTGGTCGCCGTCGTGACGACCGTGATGTCCATGCCGCGCGAGCGGTCGATCTTGTCCTGGTCGATCTCGTGGAACATGACCTGCTCGGTCAGACCGAACGTGTAGTTGCCACGGCCGTCGAACTGCTTGGGGCTCAGACCACGGAAGTCGCGGATGCGGGGCAGCGCGAGCGTCAGGAGACGATCGAGGAACTCCCACATGCGGTCGCCACGCAGCGTGACGTGCGTGCCGATCGGCATGCCCTCACGCAGCTTGAACTGCGCGATGGACTTGCGGGCCTTGGTGACCTGCGGCTTCTGACCCGTGATGGCCGTGAGGTCGCGAATCGCGCCCTCGATCAGCTTGCCGTCGCGGGCAGCCTCGCCGACGCCCATGTTGACGACGATCTTGGTGAGGCCGGGAACCTGCATGACGTTGTCGTAGTCGAACTGCTCGCGCAGGGCCGGAAGGATCTCCTCGCGGTAGCGCGTCTTGAGACGGGGGGCCGTCTGTGTCTCGCTCATTCTCAGATCTCCTTTCCGGTCTTCTTGGCGATGCGGACGCTGCGCTGTGCGCCGTACGTGGATCCGTCGGGACGCGTCTTGGTGACGTCGTCGCGACGGTAGCCGACACGGGTCGGCTCCTTGTCGGCGAGCAGCATGACGTTCGAGATGTGGATGGGGGCTTCGCTGGTGATGATGCCACCGGATCCTGCGCCACCGGCCTGGGTCGGCTTGGTGTGACGCTTGATGCGGTTGACGCCTTCGACGACGACACGGTCGTGCTCGGCGATCACTTCGATGACCGCGCCCGTGACGCCCTTGTCCTTGCCAGCGATGACCTTGACCTGGTCACCCTTGCGAATGCTGACGTTGCCTTTGCGGGCCATGTCAGAGCACCTCCGGTGCGAGAGAGATGATGCGCATGAACTTCTTGTCGCGAAGCTCACGGCCGACGGGGCCGAAGATGCGCGTTCCACGCGGATCTCCGTCCGCCTTGAGGATGACGGCTGCGTTCTCGTCGAACTTGATGTACGAGCCATCGGGACGACGGCGCTCCTTGACGGTGCGCACGACGACAGCCTTGACGACGTCACCCTTCTTGACGTTTCCGCCGGGGATCGCGTCCTTGACAGTGGCGACGATCGTGTCGCCGATGCCTGCATAACGCCGGCCAGATCCGCCGAGGACACGGATGCAGAGGATTTCCTTTGCACCGGTGTTGTCGGCGACCTTGAGTCGAGACTCCTGCTGAATCATCTGTCGTCTCCTACTTGGCCTTCTCGAGGATCTCGACGATGCGCCAACGCTTGGTCGCCGAGAGCGGACGGGTCTCCATGATGAGGACCCGGTCGCCGACGCCGGCAGCGTTGGACTCGTCGTGAGCCTTGAGCTTGATGTTGCGACGCAGGACCTTGCCGTAGAGCGCGTGCTTGACGCGGTCCTCGACATCGACCACGACGGTCTTGTCCATCTTGTCGCTGACGACAAGACCCTCGCGGGTCTTGCGAGCGGTGCGTTCGGTCACTGCCTCGTCCTTCTGATTCTTGTCGGTCATGCCTGCGACACCTCGTCGGAGGAGGTCTCGACGATGCCGAGCTCGCGCTCGCGCATCACGGTGTAGATCCGGGCGATGTCCTTGCGCACGGCCCGAAGTCGGGCGGTGTTGTCGAGCTGTCCGGTCGCGTTCTGGAAGCGCAGGTTGAACAGCTCTTCCTTGGCCTCGGCCAGCTTCTCGGCCAGGTCCTCGACGCTCACGGCGCGGAGCTCCGCGGCGGTGGTCACGGCTGCCATCACAGCTCACCTGTCTCTCGGGTGATGAAACGGGCCTTCATGGGAAGCTTGTGGATCGCGCGGCGCATGGCCTCGCGAGCCGTCTTCTCGTCGACACCGGACAGCTCGAACATGACGCGTCCGGGCTTGACGTTGGCGACCCACCACTCGGGCGATCCCTTGCCGGAACCCATGCGGGTCTCGGCGGGCTTCTTGGTCAGCGGGCGATCGGGGTAGATGTTGATCCACACCTTGCCGCCACGCTTGATGTGACGCGTCATGGCGATACGAGCGGACTCGATCTGACGGTTCGTCACGTAGGCGGCGGTCACGCACTGGATGCCGTAGTCGCCGAACGCCAGCTCGGTGCCGCCCTTGGCGGCGCCGCGACGGTCGGGGTGGTGCTGCTTGCGGTACTTGACCCTACGGGGCATCAACATCAGGAACCCTCCCCTGCAGGAGTAGCGGCGACGGCCTCGGCCGGCGCCTGGGTCGAAGCGGCAGCGTCGGTCGCCGGAGCGGCCTCGTCGCGGGCGGGACGCTCGGGACGACGCGCGCCACCAGCGGCTCCGCCACGGGCGGGACGACGGTTGCTGCCGGGGGCGGCGGCACGCTTGGCAGCTTCTGCCTCGCGCTCGGCGCGGGTACCCGCGACCTCGCCCTTGTAGATCCAGACCTTCACGCCGATGCGGCCGAAGGTCGTCTTGGCCTCGTAGAAGCCGTAGTCGACGTCAGCACGGAGCGTGTGCAGGGGCACGCGGCCCTCGCGGTAGAACTCCGAGCGCGACATCTCGGCGCCACCGAGGCGGCCCGAGCACTGGATACGGATGCCCTTGGCGCCCGAGCGCATGGTCGACTGCATCGCCTTGCGCATCGCGCGACGGAACTGCACGCGGCCCGAGAGCTGCTCGGCGACGCCCTGGGCGACCAGCTGCGCGTCCATCTCGGGGTTCTTGACCTCGAGGATGTTCAGCTGCACCTGCTTGCCCGTGAGCTTCTCGAGGTCGCCGCGGATGCGGTCGGCCTCGGCGCCACGGCGGCCGATGACGATGCCGGGGCGAGCGGTGTGGATGTCGACGCGGACGCGGTCACGCGTGCGCTCGATCTCGACACGGCTGATGCCGGCGCGGTCCATGCCCTTGGTGAGCATCCGACGGATCTGCACGTCTTCTCCGACGTAGCTCTTGTAGAGCTTGTCGGCGTACCAACGGCTCTTGTGATCCGTCGAGATGCCCAGTCGGAACCCGTGCGGGTTGATCTTCTGTCCCACTATCGGTTCCCGCCCTTCTTCTTGGAGTTTTTGGTGGCCGCGGCGAGGCGCTTGCCCTCGACGAAGTCGGCCGGCTGGACGACCACGGTCAGGTGGCTGCTGCGCTTGAGGATGCGGTTGGCCGCACCCTTGGCGCGGGGACGCCAGCGCTTCATCGTCGGGCCCTCGTCGACGAGGACCGTGGTGATGATCAGCGAGGAGCGGTCGAGCCCCTCGGTGGTCGCGGCGTTCGCAGCGGCGCTCTCGACGAGCTTGTAGAACACCTCGGCGACGGCCTGCGGCGCGAACTGCAGGGTGGCCAGGGCGTTGTCCACGGACTCGCCGCGGATCAGGTCGCCGATGCGGCGCGACTTCTGCGCAGTGACGCGCACGAAGCGAGCCACGGCGAACGCACCGGGCTCGTCGCCCAGGAGCCGCTCGCGCCGTGCGCTCACGCTGTCACGGGTAGCTGCACTCATCGCCTCTTCGCCTTCCGGTCATCCTTCTCGTGTCCGCGGAACGTGCGGGTCGGGGCGAACTCGCCCAGCTTGTGACCCACCATCGAGTCCGTGATGAACACGGGCACGTGCTTGCGGCCGTCGTGCACGGCGATCGTGTGTCCGATGAAGGACGGCAGGATCATCGAGCGGCGCGACCAGGTCTTGATCACGGTGTGGGTGTCGGCGGCGTTCTGCGCGTCGACCTTCTTCTCGAGGTGCCCGTCGACGAACGGGCCCTTCTTCAAACTACGTGGCATCTGTAAACCAATCCTTCTCAGCGGCCGGACTTGCGGCGGCGGACGATCTGGGAGTCGCTGGCCTTGCGCTTGCGCGTACGGCCTTCCGGCTTGCCCCACGGGGAGACCGGGTGACGTCCACCGGACGTCTTGCCCTCACCACCGCCGTGCGGGTGGTCGACCGGGTTCATGGCGACACCACGGACGGTCGGGCGCTTGCCCTTCCAGCGGTTGCGGCCTGCCTTGCCCCAGTTGATGTTGGACTGCTCGGCGTTGCCGACCTCGCCGATCGTGGCGCGGCAGCGGACGTCGACGTAGCGCATCTCGCCCGAGGGCAGACGCAGCTGAGCCTTGTTGCCCTCCTTGGCGACGAGCTGCACGCGCACACCGGCCGAACGGCCCATCTTGGCGCCGCCACCGGGGCGCAGCTCCACGGCGTGGATCTGCGTGCCGACGGGGATGTTGCGCAGCGGCAGGTTGTTGCCGACCTTGATGTCCGCAGCAGCGCCGGACTCGATGGCCTGGCCCTGGGCGATGCCGTCAGGCGCGATGATGTAGCGCTTCTCGCCGTCCGCGTAGTGCAGGAGCGCGATGCGCGCCGTGCGGTTGGGGTCGTACTCGATGTGAGCGACCTTCGCGGGGACGCCGTCCTTGTCGTAGCGACGGAAGTCGATGATGCGGTAGGCACGCTTGTGTCCACCGCCCTGGTGACGCGTCGTGATCCGGCCCTGGTTGTTGCGGCCACCCTTCTTGGGCAGCGGCTCCACCAGGGACTTCTCCGGCGTCGTGCGGGTGATCTCGGCGAAGTCGGCGACGCTCGAGCCACGACGGCCCGGCGTTGTCGGCTTGTACTTGCGAATAGCCATTAGTCCTCAGTCCTCAGTTGCTCGGGCTCGAGAAGATGTCGATGCTCTGGCCGGCGGCGACACTGACGATTGCGCGCTTCGTGTCCTTGCGCTTGCCGAGCCCCGAGCGCGTACGACGCGTCTTGCCCTTGCGGTTGAGCGTGTTGACCGCGGTGACCTTGACGCCGAAGATCTTCTCGACGGCGATCTTGATCTCCGTCTTGTTGGCATCGGGGTGCACCACGAACGTGTACTTGTTGTCGTCGAGCAGGCCGTAGCTCTTCTCGCTGACGACCGGCGCGATCAGAACGTCGCGGTGGTCCTTGTGGATCGTGCTCACTTGTCGTCTCCTGCCTTGGTGAAGCCGGCAGCCTCAGCCGTCTCGGCCGAGTCGAACCAGACCTCGGCCTCGACGTCGTCGTAGCCCGCGTCATCGGCCGTGTGGAAGTGACCCTCGGCGCCCTTGACCTCGTGGCCCTTGGGA contains these protein-coding regions:
- the rpsE gene encoding 30S ribosomal protein S5; its protein translation is MSGQQRRGGGGGRGRNDRGAEKSQYIEKVVTINRVAKVVKGGRRFSFTALVIVGDGDGQVGIGYGKAKEVPTAIAKGVEEAKKSFFRVPRIQGTIPHPVQGEKAAGVVFLRPASPGTGVIAGGPVRAVLEAAGVHDVLSKSLGSSNAINIVHATVAALRMLESPEQVAQRRGLTVEEVAPAALLRAGKEGIAEAKAKADAGVGA
- the rplR gene encoding 50S ribosomal protein L18; this encodes MAISIRHNKSTKGRTASRLRRQIRGRKKIQGSAERPRLVITRSSKHMVAQIVDDLEGHTLASASTMEADLRSSSDDKTAKAKRVGELVADRAKAAGVETVVFDRAGNKYAGRVAALADGAREGGLEF
- the rplF gene encoding 50S ribosomal protein L6, with protein sequence MSRIGKIPVTVPSGVEVTIEGQDVRVKGPKGELTHTVAEPITVRKDEDGTLAIERPNDERRSKALHGLSRTLISNMVIGVTEGYEKKLEIVGVGYRVAAKGPTDLEFALGFSHPVPVKAPEGITFSVESPTKFAVHGIDKQAVGEVAANIRKIRKPEPYKGKGVRYAGEHVRRKVGKAGK
- the rpsH gene encoding 30S ribosomal protein S8 — encoded protein: MTMTDPIADMLTRVRNGNQAYHDSVSMPYSKLKAGVAEILKQEGYITSIDVAEPKEGEVGKTLTITLKYGPHRERSIAGIRRISKPGLRVYAKSTGLPKVLGGLGVAIISTSQGLLTDRQANQKGVGGEVLAYVW
- a CDS encoding type Z 30S ribosomal protein S14, whose translation is MAKTGLKVKAARKPKFAVRGYTRCQRCGRPRSVYKKFGLCRICLREMAHRGELPGITKSSW
- the rplE gene encoding 50S ribosomal protein L5, encoding MSETQTAPRLKTRYREEILPALREQFDYDNVMQVPGLTKIVVNMGVGEAARDGKLIEGAIRDLTAITGQKPQVTKARKSIAQFKLREGMPIGTHVTLRGDRMWEFLDRLLTLALPRIRDFRGLSPKQFDGRGNYTFGLTEQVMFHEIDQDKIDRSRGMDITVVTTATNDEEGRALLKLLGFPYKEN
- the rplX gene encoding 50S ribosomal protein L24, producing the protein MARKGNVSIRKGDQVKVIAGKDKGVTGAVIEVIAEHDRVVVEGVNRIKRHTKPTQAGGAGSGGIITSEAPIHISNVMLLADKEPTRVGYRRDDVTKTRPDGSTYGAQRSVRIAKKTGKEI
- the rplN gene encoding 50S ribosomal protein L14; this translates as MIQQESRLKVADNTGAKEILCIRVLGGSGRRYAGIGDTIVATVKDAIPGGNVKKGDVVKAVVVRTVKERRRPDGSYIKFDENAAVILKADGDPRGTRIFGPVGRELRDKKFMRIISLAPEVL
- the rpsQ gene encoding 30S ribosomal protein S17, producing the protein MTDKNQKDEAVTERTARKTREGLVVSDKMDKTVVVDVEDRVKHALYGKVLRRNIKLKAHDESNAAGVGDRVLIMETRPLSATKRWRIVEILEKAK
- the rpmC gene encoding 50S ribosomal protein L29 encodes the protein MAAVTTAAELRAVSVEDLAEKLAEAKEELFNLRFQNATGQLDNTARLRAVRKDIARIYTVMRERELGIVETSSDEVSQA
- the rplP gene encoding 50S ribosomal protein L16, which encodes MLMPRRVKYRKQHHPDRRGAAKGGTELAFGDYGIQCVTAAYVTNRQIESARIAMTRHIKRGGKVWINIYPDRPLTKKPAETRMGSGKGSPEWWVANVKPGRVMFELSGVDEKTAREAMRRAIHKLPMKARFITRETGEL